In Brachypodium distachyon strain Bd21 chromosome 2, Brachypodium_distachyon_v3.0, whole genome shotgun sequence, one genomic interval encodes:
- the LOC100830619 gene encoding B3 domain-containing protein Os01g0723500 — MPDAEGQSPWATGGRRPHFFKVLIGDFQKRLKIPPNFCKHIPWEASTKAKKSLKEASSSMAATLEGPSGRTWPVVIRRTAAEGTFFASGWTKFVQDQALRELDFLVFRHDGGTRFAAMVFDKTACEREDLLRLGEDGPRKKRGRPRKASSRDDTVGKELVPYCGAPGDRQPQVACPNSTVELGSAGQSIAAKTEADTDAHALPLRSNAGPSQKRHGPDADQDGCPAKTRSIQDDLAVAAGIPPSVRRYNGYVSRRRPVTCAERQRATEIARSFRSSLPHCVIRMSTMHVYYSFMMRFPTGFSRQHLPRERAEMALRDPDGKAWAVLYIPNTRDRLSRGWCAFARGNCLEEGDCCVFELVGAAEFRVHIFRVVEPPVPAVRLRIA; from the exons ATGCCGGACGCGGAGGGGCAGTCGCCGTGGGCGACAGGGGGGAGGCGGCCGCACTTCTTCAAGGTGCTTATCGGCGACTTCCAGAAGCGCCTG AAGATCCCGCCAAACTTCTGCAAGCACATCCCCTGGGAGGCGTCAACGAAGGCCAAGAAGAGCCTGAAGGAGGcgtcgtcgtccatggcggcCACCCTGGAGGGCCCCAGCGGCCGAACGTGGCCGGTGGTCATCCGCCGGACCGCCGCCGAGGGCACCTTCTTCGCCTCGGGCTGGACCAAGTTCGTGCAGGACCAGGCGCTGCGGGAGCTGGACTTCCTCGTCTTCCGGCACGACGGCGGCACGCGCTTCGCCGCCATGGTGTTCGACAAGACAGCCTGCGAGCGGGAGGACCTCCTGCGCCTCGGCGAGGATGGGCCGCGCAAGAAACGGGGCCGGCCGAGGAAGGCCTCGTCGCGTGATGATACGGTTGGCAAGGAGCTGGTGCCGTACTGTGGTGCGCCTGGCGACCGGCAGCCGCAAGTCGCGTGCCCCAATTCAACGGTGGAGCTCG GATCAGCAGGGCAGTCCATCGCAGCGAAAACAGAAGCGGATACGGACGCGCACGCGCTCCCGCTTCGCTCGAACGCCGGACCGTCGCAGAAGCGCCACGGGCCAGACGCCGATCAGGACGGGTGCCCGGCGAAGACGCGGAGCATTCAGGACGAcctggccgtggccgccggcatCCCCCCTTCCGTCCGTCGCTACAACGGCTACGTGTCCCGGCGGCGCCCCGTGACGTGCGCCGAGCGGCAGCGCGCCACGGAGATCGCGCGCTCCTTCCGGTCCTCCCTCCCGCACTGCGTCATCCGCATGAGCACCATGCACGTCTACTACTCCTTCATGATG AGGTTCCCGACGGGGTTCTCGCGGCAGCACCTGCCGCGGGAGAGGGCGGAGATGGCGCTCCGGGACCCGGACGGCAAGGCGTGGGCGGTGCTCTACATCCCCAACACGAGGGACCGGCTGTCCCGCGGCTGGTGCGCCTTCGCGCGCGGGAACTGCCTCGAGGAAGGGGACTGCTGCGTGTTCGAGCTCGTCGGGGCGGCCGAGTTCCGCGTCCACATCTTCAGGGTGGTCGAgccgcccgtgccggcggTCAGGCTCCGGATAGCTTGA
- the LOC100831433 gene encoding ribose-phosphate pyrophosphokinase 3, chloroplastic: MATTAASASPAALRAKTPTPPTHPGPKPSLAFPWPSPRPSAPASASGRLHASLHLGGARGTGTGTGSANGTGLHVLHPDLTPLAVPKMAGGTGAQKSILLYHCEEMRGLAQQVAARNDDIELCSISWRTFADGFPNLFITNAQSIRGRHVAFLASFSSPGVIFEQLSVIYALPKLFIASFTLILPFFPTGTSERMEDEGDVATAFTLARSLSHIPISRGGPTSLVIFDIHALQERFYFGDAVLPCFESGIPLLISRLQELPDSDNIVIAFPDDGAWKRFHKQLQHFPTIICNKVREGDQRIVRIKEGDARGRHVVIVDDLVQSGGTLIECQKVLAAHGAAKVSAYVTHGIFPNKSWEKFQPDNGEGPEHALSHFWITDSCPLTVKAVKDRRPFEVLSLADSIASALQI; this comes from the exons ATGGCAACaacggccgcctccgcctcccccgccgctcTCCGCGCCAAAACCCCGACCCCGCCCACGCACCCGGGCCCCAAACCCAGCCTCGCATTCCCCTGGCCTTCCCCTCGGccctccgcccccgcctccgcctccggcagGCTCCACGCCAGTCTCCACCTCGGCGGGGCCCGCGGCACGGGCACCGGCACGGGAAGCGCAAACGGGACCGGCCTCCACGTGCTGCACCCCGACCTCACGCCGCTGGCCGTGCCCAAGATGGCCGGCGGCACGGGGGCCCAGAAGAGCATCCTGCTTTACCACTGCGAGGAGATGCGGGGTCTCGCGCAGCAGGTGGCCGCCCGGAACGACGACATCGAGCTCTGCTCCATCTCCTGGAG GACCTTTGCCGATGGATTCCCAAATTTGTTTATCACGAATGCCCAGAGCATCCGTGGACGACACGTCGCATTCTTAGCATCATTTAGCTCGCCTGGTGTCATATTTGAGCAACTGTCGGTTATATATGCTCTGCCGAAGCTGTTTATTGCTTCATTTACTCTTATACTCCCATTTTTCCCAACTGGGACTTCCGAGCGTATGGAAGATGAAGGAGATGTTGCAACAGCCTTCACACTCGCTAGAAGCTTGTCACACATACCAATATCAAGGGGCGGACCAACCAGTTTAGTGATTTTTGATATTCATGCTTTGCAG GAGAGATTCTACTTTGGAGACGCAGTCTTACCATGTTTTGAGAGTGGAATCCCCTTGCTGATAAGTAGGCTTCAGGAGCTACCTGATTCTGATAAC ATAGTCATAGCTTTTCCGGATGATGGCGCATGGAAGCGCTTCCATAAGCAACTTCAACATTTTCCTACG ATTATATGCAACAAAGTTAGAGAAGGGGATCAGAGAATTGTGCGTATAAAAGAGGGAGATGCTAGAGGCCGTCATGTTGTTATAGTGGATGACTTGGTGCAGTCTGGTGGTACTTTGATTGAATGCCAG AAAGTTTTGGCAGCTCATGGAGCAGCAAAGGTTAGTGCGTATGTAACACATGGCATTTTCCCCAACAAGTCATGGGAGAAATTTCAGCCTGATAATGGAG AGGGTCCGGAGCATGCCCTGAGCCACTTTTGGATCACCGATTCGTGTCCTCTCACTGTCAAAGCGGTCAAGGACAGGCGGCCATTTGAAGTTCTCAGTCTGGCAGATTCTATTGCTTCTGCTCTTCAGATTTAG